From the genome of Scytonema hofmannii PCC 7110, one region includes:
- a CDS encoding PhoX family protein, translating into MSITRRDFLLLLGGSAGTVVLSSLGGCDTKVAVQPTTQNTKAIFTFNPIKGPIPLETAGIRPEKQKQWYSTYEVQDDLILPKGYEYQIIAAWGDKVGDSRFGYNNDYLSFVQTGDNEGYLSINFEYISAIPWMQTYQQVIGKSLPFDEVKTALKASKSGKNEVNAFGLPENDPIKAQIREISKEALLDQGLGIISIRKTAEGKWERTNSKADRRISGVSGLEDGRYLKATGPAVAVFVKKQGLGYVDKLGDRIIGSFANCAGGTTPWGTALSAEENFQAQVPEPVYADGTSFEPEKRPFALGDEELFGQGNVFGLSGNKYGWIVEVDPANPNDYGTKHTWLGRYHHEAVGVRVEAGKPLAFYSGCDRRGGHIYKFVSRDNVSDPKDKANSRLLAQGMLYAAKFNADGTGRWIPLKADTLIDPDLPSTIAGNLIRLPKGPAKEAEAVRGFQRLPPRVEGGDFAASQDEQIAQYKKRFKQLGDLYVGTPEEKQGAILIDAHYAANAAGATCTARPEDTEIALNGDLYISFTSGSPDDEGGPDTNVFKGPKGETPYEYGWVMRLQENGGDPAAMNFRWTTLATGGEPSAGGMGFANPDNLLLDDDGSVWMVTDMSTSKMNKTVETRTKDGKPANVSGLFGNNALWHIPTSGENAGRAFLFAIGPMECETTGPCFSRDRETMFLAVQHPGEANGVRKNQQSETRKFLLTTTTGEEFIQSRQVPIGSNWPSKTPDAPPKPAVVAISRSRVV; encoded by the coding sequence ATGAGTATCACACGTCGGGATTTCTTGCTGTTGTTGGGAGGAAGTGCAGGTACAGTTGTACTTAGTTCCCTGGGAGGATGCGACACAAAAGTTGCAGTGCAACCTACCACGCAAAATACAAAAGCAATATTCACATTTAACCCAATTAAAGGTCCGATTCCCCTAGAAACAGCTGGTATCCGACCAGAAAAACAAAAGCAGTGGTATAGCACCTATGAAGTACAAGATGATTTAATATTGCCAAAAGGATATGAGTACCAAATCATTGCTGCATGGGGTGATAAGGTAGGTGATTCTCGTTTCGGCTACAATAACGACTACTTATCGTTTGTGCAAACAGGGGACAACGAAGGGTATCTATCAATTAATTTTGAATATATCAGCGCCATACCTTGGATGCAAACATATCAGCAAGTGATTGGGAAATCATTGCCGTTTGATGAAGTGAAAACAGCATTGAAAGCGAGTAAATCTGGGAAAAACGAGGTGAATGCCTTTGGTTTACCAGAAAACGACCCAATCAAGGCTCAAATAAGAGAAATCAGTAAAGAAGCACTTCTGGATCAAGGATTGGGTATTATCTCAATTCGCAAAACAGCAGAGGGGAAGTGGGAACGCACGAACTCAAAGGCCGATAGACGAATTAGTGGTGTGTCAGGATTAGAAGATGGGCGGTATTTAAAAGCAACCGGACCCGCAGTCGCAGTATTTGTCAAAAAACAGGGATTGGGATATGTAGATAAGTTAGGCGATCGCATTATCGGTTCTTTCGCCAACTGTGCTGGTGGAACAACACCTTGGGGTACAGCCCTCAGTGCTGAGGAGAATTTCCAAGCTCAAGTTCCAGAACCAGTCTATGCTGATGGTACATCCTTTGAGCCAGAGAAGCGACCGTTTGCTTTAGGAGATGAGGAGCTGTTCGGACAGGGAAATGTTTTCGGTCTATCTGGAAATAAATATGGTTGGATTGTGGAAGTCGATCCAGCTAACCCCAATGACTACGGGACAAAACACACTTGGTTGGGGCGCTATCACCACGAAGCTGTGGGTGTACGAGTAGAAGCAGGAAAACCACTCGCATTTTACTCCGGTTGCGATCGCAGGGGAGGACATATTTACAAATTTGTCAGCCGCGACAACGTTAGCGATCCCAAAGATAAAGCTAATTCCCGATTGCTTGCACAGGGAATGCTTTACGCTGCAAAATTTAATGCTGATGGTACGGGTCGCTGGATTCCTCTCAAAGCTGATACACTCATCGATCCCGATCTTCCCAGTACGATCGCAGGAAACCTCATTCGCTTACCAAAAGGTCCTGCAAAGGAAGCAGAAGCCGTGCGAGGCTTCCAGAGACTTCCACCGCGTGTTGAAGGTGGAGATTTTGCAGCCAGTCAAGACGAGCAAATTGCTCAATACAAAAAACGGTTCAAACAACTGGGAGATCTCTATGTAGGGACTCCAGAGGAGAAACAAGGCGCTATCTTAATTGATGCTCACTATGCAGCTAATGCTGCTGGTGCAACATGCACGGCGCGTCCTGAAGATACGGAAATAGCGCTCAATGGTGACCTTTATATTAGTTTTACTTCTGGCTCACCCGATGATGAAGGGGGTCCGGATACCAACGTCTTTAAAGGTCCCAAAGGTGAAACTCCCTATGAGTACGGCTGGGTTATGCGCCTGCAAGAAAATGGTGGCGATCCCGCAGCCATGAACTTTCGTTGGACAACGCTAGCAACAGGTGGTGAACCATCCGCAGGCGGTATGGGTTTTGCCAATCCAGACAATTTGTTATTAGATGACGATGGTAGTGTCTGGATGGTAACAGATATGTCTACTAGCAAGATGAATAAAACAGTAGAAACACGCACTAAAGATGGAAAACCAGCCAACGTTTCTGGTTTGTTTGGGAACAATGCCTTGTGGCATATTCCTACAAGTGGAGAAAATGCAGGTAGGGCTTTCTTATTTGCGATCGGACCGATGGAGTGTGAAACAACAGGACCCTGTTTTTCTAGGGACAGGGAAACGATGTTTCTTGCCGTGCAGCATCCAGGAGAAGCTAATGGAGTTCGGAAAAACCAACAATCAGAGACGAGAAAGTTTCTTCTAACTACAACCACAGGTGAAGAATTTATACAATCTCGCCAAGTTCCCATTGGGTCAAATTGGCCCAGTAAAACTCCTGACGCTCCTCCTAAACCGGCAGTAGTGGCTATTTCAAGGTCACGAGTTGTTTAA
- the phoU gene encoding phosphate signaling complex protein PhoU, producing the protein MKVPLHSPNPERPELSREIRRLERDVLRMGALVEQSFRLSHQALFTRNLTVAEELPTLDEQIDAFYRQIESDCAAIMTQLSPASRDLRCLSAFMQLVRDLERIGDYAKDLAEIAIKIFPYPTHPSLPEIADMSHHAQAMLATSLVALADLDDVGGRYIKRLDDAVDNAYERLYQTLAHQKDVQGVLEPILLLVLAIRCLERMADHATNIGQRVAYIVTGQRH; encoded by the coding sequence GTGAAAGTCCCCCTCCACAGTCCCAACCCTGAAAGACCTGAGCTGAGCCGTGAAATTCGGCGATTGGAGCGAGATGTATTGCGTATGGGGGCTTTGGTGGAACAATCATTTCGCCTGAGTCACCAAGCGCTATTCACTCGTAATCTAACCGTAGCTGAGGAACTTCCGACATTAGATGAACAAATTGATGCTTTTTATCGGCAAATTGAATCAGATTGTGCGGCAATAATGACCCAATTATCGCCCGCATCTCGAGACTTGCGTTGTTTGAGTGCTTTTATGCAGCTTGTGCGTGATTTAGAGCGCATAGGAGATTACGCTAAAGATTTGGCGGAAATTGCCATTAAAATTTTTCCTTACCCAACGCATCCTTCTTTACCAGAAATTGCCGATATGTCTCACCACGCTCAAGCTATGTTGGCAACGAGTTTGGTAGCATTGGCTGATTTGGACGATGTGGGTGGACGGTATATAAAGCGACTGGATGATGCTGTGGATAATGCTTATGAGCGACTCTATCAGACCCTAGCACATCAGAAGGACGTTCAAGGAGTTCTTGAGCCAATCCTACTGCTCGTCCTAGCAATCCGCTGTTTGGAACGAATGGCTGACCATGCAACTAACATTGGTCAACGCGTAGCTTACATTGTGACCGGTCAGCGACATTAA
- a CDS encoding sensor histidine kinase produces the protein MLILGFLVGLAVGIGFWLWQQFQLNHYLAQILQPLTVPSYRVVLLIPSLRHKIKLVKQQRQQLHQVLQTQKDLLEFAPVGYLQVDEENQLLWCNDQAQKMLYLQRWQPGQVRLLLELVRSYELDQLIEQTRNRQQPQVKEWEFHPSCEDAAAISEVKSLMLRGTSLPLPRGQVGVFIENQQPLLDLTQARERAFSDLAHELRTPLTSIRLIVETLQERVKPPLDRWVSRLLQEVDRLINLVQCWLELTQLETNPSIQLQRHPMEVRSLIASAWETLEPLAQRQQIHIAYSGLENVWINADRTRLYQVFLNLLDNSIKYSPPSTTIEVEVTIVPGNENLDESVLEINIIDSGTGFSEEDLPRVFERFYRGDRSRSRVTITDNLSASVIIGSGLGLAIVRQIVLAHGGLIKAMNHPKTGGAWLQVHLPEVVANSQSQDYS, from the coding sequence ATGCTTATATTGGGATTTTTAGTGGGTTTGGCTGTTGGCATTGGGTTTTGGTTGTGGCAACAGTTTCAACTGAATCACTACTTAGCACAGATTTTACAACCCCTAACCGTACCCTCATATAGGGTGGTGCTGCTTATTCCTAGCTTGCGGCACAAAATTAAACTGGTTAAGCAACAAAGGCAACAATTGCATCAGGTACTGCAAACCCAAAAAGATTTACTTGAGTTTGCACCAGTGGGGTATTTGCAGGTAGATGAGGAAAATCAGCTACTTTGGTGTAACGACCAAGCACAAAAAATGCTGTACCTACAAAGATGGCAACCGGGACAAGTACGCTTGCTGCTAGAGTTAGTCAGGTCTTACGAACTTGACCAGTTAATTGAGCAAACAAGGAATCGCCAACAGCCGCAAGTAAAAGAATGGGAGTTTCACCCTTCTTGTGAGGATGCAGCCGCAATTTCCGAAGTAAAGTCTTTGATGTTGCGAGGGACAAGCTTGCCTTTACCTAGAGGGCAAGTGGGTGTATTTATAGAAAATCAACAACCTTTGCTAGACTTAACTCAAGCACGGGAACGGGCTTTTTCTGACCTCGCTCACGAATTGAGAACACCTCTAACCTCAATTCGTTTGATTGTCGAAACTTTACAAGAGCGCGTAAAACCACCTCTAGACCGTTGGGTCAGTCGGCTTTTACAAGAGGTTGACAGATTAATTAACTTGGTGCAGTGTTGGCTAGAACTCACCCAGTTGGAAACTAACCCAAGTATCCAACTCCAGCGTCACCCAATGGAAGTGCGATCGCTCATTGCTTCTGCTTGGGAAACCCTAGAACCTTTAGCGCAGCGTCAGCAAATTCACATAGCATACTCCGGTCTAGAAAATGTTTGGATTAACGCCGATCGAACCCGACTTTATCAGGTATTTTTGAATTTGCTAGATAACAGTATTAAATACAGCCCCCCTAGCACAACTATTGAAGTTGAGGTTACAATAGTTCCTGGGAATGAGAATCTGGATGAGTCAGTATTAGAGATTAATATTATTGACTCGGGAACGGGGTTTTCTGAAGAGGATTTACCACGCGTTTTTGAAAGATTCTACAGGGGCGATCGCTCCCGTTCTCGTGTCACAATAACAGATAATCTTTCGGCATCAGTAATTATTGGTAGTGGCCTAGGTTTGGCAATTGTTCGACAAATAGTTCTTGCTCATGGTGGCTTGATAAAAGCTATGAACCATCCAAAAACAGGAGGAGCATGGCTGCAAGTTCACCTACCTGAAGTTGTGGCAAATTCCCAAAGTCAAGACTATAGTTAA
- a CDS encoding response regulator transcription factor, whose product MFTSESTKYPHTAEIGQRSRILVVEDEELIREMLVLALEEQGYGVFTASDGRLAVEYLKNCEPNSGELPFDLVILDLMLPQINGLDICRLLRYQGNPVPILMLSAKGSETDRVLGLEVGADDYLTKPFSMRELVARCRALLRRQRLSTLPQLPVLQYKDVTLYPQECRVLVRGHEVNLSPKEFRLLELFMSYARRVWSREQLLDQVWGPDFVGDSKTVDVHIRWLREKLEIDPSRPEYIVTVRGFGYRFG is encoded by the coding sequence ATGTTTACCAGCGAATCGACTAAGTATCCTCATACAGCAGAAATCGGACAAAGAAGCCGGATTTTAGTAGTGGAGGATGAGGAACTGATCCGGGAAATGCTTGTTCTTGCGTTGGAAGAACAAGGTTATGGGGTGTTCACTGCCTCTGATGGACGGTTGGCTGTAGAATATTTGAAAAATTGCGAGCCGAACTCGGGCGAGTTACCCTTCGATCTGGTTATTCTGGATTTGATGTTACCTCAGATCAATGGATTGGATATTTGTCGCTTACTTCGTTATCAGGGAAATCCAGTACCTATTTTGATGTTAAGCGCAAAAGGTAGTGAAACAGACCGCGTTCTTGGGTTGGAAGTAGGTGCAGATGATTACCTCACCAAACCTTTTAGTATGCGGGAGTTAGTTGCTCGGTGTCGGGCATTGCTACGTCGTCAACGTTTGAGTACTTTGCCTCAATTGCCTGTCCTACAATATAAGGATGTGACTTTGTATCCCCAAGAATGTCGCGTGCTTGTACGCGGTCACGAAGTTAATTTGTCTCCTAAGGAGTTCCGCTTGTTAGAACTGTTTATGAGCTATGCTCGCCGTGTCTGGTCGCGGGAACAGCTACTGGATCAAGTTTGGGGACCTGACTTTGTTGGGGATAGTAAAACTGTAGACGTTCACATTCGTTGGTTGCGCGAAAAGTTAGAGATAGATCCCAGCCGACCGGAATATATTGTGACGGTTAGAGGTTTCGGATATAGATTTGGTTGA
- the hisA gene encoding 1-(5-phosphoribosyl)-5-[(5-phosphoribosylamino)methylideneamino]imidazole-4-carboxamide isomerase → MEIIPAIDLLEGRCVRLYQGDYSLSQVFNENPVEVAKQWVEQGATRLHVVDLDGAKTGQLINLAAIEAIAQEVSVPIQVGGGIREQSTAEQLLNLGIQRVILGTVAVEQPQLVQQLCQEFPGQIVVGIDARNGLVATRGWLETSEVSASQLAVQMQELGAAAIIYTDIHRDGTLSGPNLDALRAIAATVTIPIIASGGVSSVTDLLSLLALEPQGVTGVIVGRALYTGDISLREALRAVGQGRIQDIPPNIDFSTFA, encoded by the coding sequence ATGGAAATTATCCCAGCAATAGATTTATTAGAAGGTCGGTGTGTGCGACTATACCAAGGTGACTATTCACTTTCGCAAGTGTTTAACGAAAACCCTGTTGAAGTTGCCAAACAGTGGGTTGAGCAAGGTGCTACCAGGTTGCACGTTGTTGATTTAGATGGCGCAAAAACAGGTCAGTTGATCAACTTAGCAGCGATTGAGGCGATCGCCCAAGAAGTTTCCGTACCAATTCAAGTTGGCGGAGGAATTCGGGAACAATCTACCGCCGAACAGTTACTCAATTTAGGGATACAACGAGTCATCTTAGGAACCGTAGCTGTAGAACAGCCCCAACTCGTACAACAACTTTGTCAAGAGTTTCCCGGACAAATTGTTGTTGGTATCGATGCTCGTAACGGGCTAGTTGCAACTCGTGGTTGGCTGGAAACTTCTGAAGTTTCTGCCTCACAATTGGCTGTACAGATGCAAGAATTGGGAGCCGCCGCTATTATTTACACCGATATTCATCGGGATGGGACTCTTTCTGGACCCAATCTAGACGCATTGCGTGCGATCGCAGCTACTGTTACCATACCCATCATTGCTTCTGGTGGTGTTAGTTCCGTAACTGACTTGTTAAGTCTTTTGGCGTTAGAACCACAAGGAGTTACAGGCGTTATTGTTGGGCGTGCTTTGTATACTGGTGATATTTCTTTAAGAGAAGCATTACGTGCAGTAGGACAAGGACGTATTCAAGATATTCCGCCAAATATAGATTTTTCTACCTTTGCGTAA
- a CDS encoding DUF3593 domain-containing protein, whose translation MISKETLFALSLFPYLGFLWYLSRVQPVPRLALYGFYGTLVFVAVTIPAGIYAQVHYGNSLANVDWLHGSAELFLTLSNILIVLGFREAVMKNSDQ comes from the coding sequence ATGATTTCAAAAGAAACCCTTTTTGCCCTTTCCCTATTTCCATACTTGGGTTTCTTATGGTATCTCAGCCGCGTTCAACCAGTACCGCGTTTGGCACTGTATGGATTTTATGGCACTCTTGTTTTTGTTGCCGTTACCATCCCGGCGGGGATTTATGCTCAAGTACATTATGGTAATTCTCTCGCGAACGTCGATTGGCTGCATGGCAGCGCAGAACTTTTTTTGACGCTTTCTAATATCTTGATTGTGCTGGGTTTTCGCGAGGCTGTTATGAAAAACAGTGACCAGTGA
- a CDS encoding DUF2499 domain-containing protein: MHALSIPTWIIHISSVIEWIAAIWLIWKYGEVTGNRVWGALSFAMLPALVSAMCACTWHYFDNAKSLEWLVTLQATMTLVGNFTLWAAAFWIWRSYQATKTTPYSPLPNPYSSEKQ, translated from the coding sequence ATGCATGCTCTTTCGATTCCGACTTGGATTATTCATATATCTAGCGTTATTGAGTGGATTGCCGCTATTTGGTTAATCTGGAAGTATGGGGAAGTAACAGGTAACCGTGTTTGGGGAGCATTATCCTTTGCAATGTTACCCGCACTGGTAAGCGCTATGTGTGCCTGTACCTGGCATTATTTTGACAACGCAAAATCTCTAGAATGGCTGGTCACTCTACAAGCTACCATGACCTTAGTAGGTAATTTTACGCTTTGGGCGGCAGCTTTTTGGATTTGGCGTTCCTATCAGGCTACCAAAACAACTCCCTACTCTCCACTCCCTAATCCCTACTCCTCAGAAAAGCAATGA
- the csaB gene encoding polysaccharide pyruvyl transferase CsaB, with amino-acid sequence MRVLLSGYYGKGNGGDEALLATLLQMLPPSVTPVVLSGNPKETSDRYDVEARDRMKISPVVEALRSCDAFIWGGGSLIQDTTSLVSPFYYAGIMAVAQKMGLKTVAWGQGIGPLKRPITRWLARQTFGGCTKVSVRDRTSAAILADWQVPCILAPDPVWALEGKPVPGLWDLPAPRVAVTLRTHPDLTETRLANLTRALVDFQKATQTYILLLPFQESEDLEIAQAIQPKLQGVSQIMSLKEPQLLKGVFRGVEMAIGMRLHSLIMAASEGCRCFALSYDPKVNRLMEDLDMPGWDLANLPDDPNVIGKTWIEHYANGDPLSTDKIQSLVDRALMHREVLKEVLGTSK; translated from the coding sequence ATGCGGGTTCTGTTATCTGGGTATTACGGTAAGGGGAACGGTGGGGACGAAGCTTTATTAGCAACACTTCTACAAATGCTACCACCATCAGTCACACCTGTGGTTCTCTCTGGTAACCCCAAAGAAACAAGCGATCGCTATGATGTGGAAGCACGCGATCGCATGAAAATCTCACCTGTTGTAGAAGCTTTGCGCTCTTGCGATGCTTTTATTTGGGGCGGTGGGAGTTTAATTCAAGATACCACTAGTCTTGTCAGCCCTTTTTATTATGCGGGAATAATGGCGGTAGCCCAAAAAATGGGTTTGAAAACTGTTGCTTGGGGACAGGGAATCGGCCCGTTGAAGCGTCCTATCACTCGTTGGTTAGCACGGCAAACTTTTGGTGGTTGTACAAAAGTGAGTGTCCGCGATCGCACTTCTGCTGCTATACTAGCTGACTGGCAAGTTCCTTGTATTTTGGCTCCCGATCCAGTGTGGGCGTTGGAAGGTAAACCAGTTCCTGGTCTTTGGGATTTACCTGCTCCCAGAGTCGCGGTGACACTGAGAACTCACCCCGATTTAACAGAAACGCGTCTTGCTAACTTAACTCGCGCATTGGTTGATTTTCAAAAAGCGACACAAACTTATATATTATTGCTACCGTTTCAAGAAAGCGAAGATTTAGAAATAGCTCAAGCCATTCAACCAAAACTTCAAGGTGTCAGCCAGATAATGTCCTTAAAAGAACCACAACTTTTAAAAGGGGTTTTTCGCGGTGTAGAAATGGCAATTGGGATGCGCTTGCATAGCTTGATTATGGCTGCATCAGAAGGTTGTCGTTGTTTTGCTCTCAGTTACGATCCCAAAGTTAACCGATTGATGGAAGATTTAGATATGCCGGGATGGGATTTAGCAAATTTGCCTGACGATCCTAATGTTATTGGTAAAACATGGATCGAGCATTACGCTAATGGCGATCCATTATCTACAGATAAAATACAGTCGTTAGTGGATAGAGCGCTCATGCACCGCGAGGTTTTGAAAGAAGTTTTAGGGACTTCCAAATAA
- a CDS encoding Uma2 family endonuclease: protein MTTVTPKRFTLTDFHRLMELGFLTEDDRVELIRGELIQMAAKGTRHSVCNTKLSKELERLLGDRAVVRVQEPIILLPNSEPEPDVAIARGQADDYLSNHPQPEDIFLVIEVADSSIDYDQSRKLELYAENGIKDYWIVNLVANQLECYSQPYLNEQGKYGYRLKQIALRHESVAVTVFSDLSLDLDRVFPGLKNQRVGSNLY, encoded by the coding sequence ATGACTACTGTTACCCCTAAACGCTTTACTTTAACTGATTTTCATCGACTCATGGAATTGGGATTTCTGACAGAGGATGATCGAGTGGAGTTGATTAGAGGAGAATTGATACAAATGGCAGCAAAAGGCACGCGGCATTCTGTTTGTAACACAAAGTTATCGAAAGAATTGGAGAGATTGCTGGGGGATCGAGCTGTTGTCCGCGTGCAAGAGCCTATTATATTACTTCCAAATAGCGAACCCGAACCTGATGTTGCGATCGCACGGGGACAAGCTGATGATTATTTATCGAATCATCCTCAACCTGAAGATATTTTCCTAGTTATTGAAGTTGCTGATTCTTCTATTGACTACGACCAAAGTAGAAAATTGGAACTATATGCTGAAAATGGGATTAAAGATTATTGGATTGTTAATTTGGTAGCCAATCAATTAGAGTGCTACAGTCAGCCTTATTTGAATGAGCAAGGAAAGTATGGTTATCGCTTAAAACAGATTGCGCTGAGACATGAATCGGTTGCAGTCACCGTTTTTTCTGATTTATCTTTGGATTTGGATAGAGTTTTTCCTGGGTTGAAGAACCAGCGTGTTGGGAGTAATTTATATTAA
- a CDS encoding DUF4241 domain-containing protein: MNISVFAKAFEAEYRLLSNSWGEITLTAHNIGDLVLTSEKLVACDPLTFFGAESFAIELKAGRYPTILSIAYFHKDKQFAVAYAMLLLKKEPVVRFEMATILGEDISSLEEGKIFGYGVDSGMGCFMDSNVAQLILEKNWNAETDEDFFSSQLLEALQKSSNSPWCWTNFCVDESTQANIIAFDSGWGDGIYPSYFGYDVQENIISVVTEFINLFDWCEDAGVS, from the coding sequence ATGAATATTTCTGTTTTTGCCAAAGCTTTTGAAGCAGAGTATAGATTGTTAAGTAACTCTTGGGGTGAAATTACATTAACGGCACATAACATTGGAGATTTGGTTTTAACTTCAGAAAAATTGGTGGCTTGCGATCCACTAACCTTCTTTGGTGCAGAATCTTTTGCTATCGAATTAAAAGCAGGTAGATATCCAACGATTTTAAGTATAGCCTATTTTCATAAAGACAAACAATTTGCAGTTGCTTATGCAATGCTTCTTTTAAAGAAGGAACCTGTTGTTAGGTTTGAAATGGCTACCATACTAGGCGAAGATATTAGTTCGCTTGAAGAAGGGAAAATATTTGGCTATGGAGTTGATTCTGGTATGGGGTGCTTTATGGATTCAAATGTCGCTCAACTGATTCTTGAGAAGAATTGGAATGCAGAAACAGATGAAGATTTTTTTTCTAGCCAACTTTTAGAAGCACTGCAAAAAAGCTCTAATTCCCCTTGGTGTTGGACAAATTTTTGTGTGGATGAGTCAACGCAAGCAAATATTATTGCGTTTGACTCTGGTTGGGGGGATGGGATATATCCTTCCTACTTTGGATATGATGTACAAGAAAACATTATCAGTGTTGTTACTGAATTTATAAATCTTTTTGATTGGTGTGAAGATGCTGGTGTGAGTTAA
- a CDS encoding cobyrinate a,c-diamide synthase — MSLIIAGERSGVGKTTVVLTFLASLCRHGFQVQSFKVGPDYIDPMFHQYVTGRACRNLDPVLTSETYVQECFTYHSQLCEYAIVEGVMGLFDGISSLVIGHSSSANDKGQMTNYASTAHIAKLLDLPVVLVIDSSRLSGSVAAIAHGYRSYNPTIKIVGVVLNRVGSDRHLDLLKNALEPLQLPILGVLRREDNITIPDRHLGLVPTAELPQMDALINRLADLGDSCFDWERLLPLLKVEIQNCHRRCTQTNADKGENDPRSSATGCVSKDKIPVAIARDRAFNFYYQDNLDLLQELGAELVFWSPLEDAELPKGVKGMYFGGGFPEVFARQLAENANVLTAINSAIVSGMPTIAECGGLMYLCKEIVDFEGKSWSMVGVLPTTAVMGKHLTLGYRRAIAQQDSLLIRAGTTVCGHEFHRSRLTLTSHQPLFQTYRYDSQESTGYEGWSLPSSLHASYIHLHWGEHLEIPQRFLKSCQEFFHQQMSSEQYKQL, encoded by the coding sequence ATGTCTTTAATTATTGCAGGAGAACGAAGTGGGGTGGGCAAGACGACAGTCGTGCTCACCTTTTTGGCGTCTTTGTGTCGCCATGGTTTTCAAGTACAGTCTTTCAAAGTTGGTCCGGATTATATCGATCCGATGTTTCACCAGTACGTCACTGGTCGTGCTTGTCGTAATTTAGACCCCGTACTAACTTCTGAAACTTACGTGCAGGAATGTTTTACATATCACTCTCAACTCTGTGAATATGCCATAGTCGAAGGCGTGATGGGATTGTTTGATGGAATTTCGTCATTGGTCATTGGTCATTCGTCCTCTGCAAATGACAAAGGACAAATGACTAACTATGCTAGTACAGCCCATATCGCAAAGCTGCTGGATTTACCTGTAGTACTGGTTATCGATAGCAGTCGATTATCTGGTTCTGTAGCAGCAATAGCTCACGGTTATCGTTCTTATAATCCTACAATTAAGATTGTTGGTGTAGTCCTGAATCGTGTAGGAAGCGATCGCCACCTCGATCTTCTCAAAAATGCTCTCGAACCGTTACAGTTACCAATTCTTGGAGTGTTACGACGCGAAGACAACATTACAATTCCCGATCGCCATTTAGGTTTAGTCCCGACAGCAGAACTTCCTCAAATGGATGCTTTGATTAATCGACTGGCCGATTTAGGAGATTCTTGCTTTGATTGGGAACGCTTACTGCCACTATTAAAAGTGGAAATACAAAATTGTCACCGCAGATGCACGCAGACGAACGCGGATAAAGGAGAAAATGATCCGCGTTCGTCTGCTACAGGCTGCGTTTCTAAAGACAAAATTCCGGTAGCAATTGCTCGCGATCGCGCTTTCAATTTTTACTACCAAGACAATCTTGATTTACTGCAAGAGTTGGGTGCAGAACTCGTTTTTTGGAGTCCGTTAGAAGATGCTGAACTGCCAAAAGGCGTTAAGGGAATGTATTTTGGAGGTGGTTTTCCAGAAGTTTTTGCACGGCAATTAGCAGAAAATGCCAACGTCCTGACAGCAATCAACTCAGCTATTGTTTCTGGAATGCCGACAATAGCTGAGTGTGGGGGATTAATGTACTTATGCAAGGAAATTGTTGATTTTGAAGGTAAATCTTGGTCAATGGTAGGTGTTTTGCCAACAACAGCCGTTATGGGTAAGCATCTTACTTTAGGATATCGTCGAGCAATTGCCCAACAAGATAGTCTGTTAATACGTGCAGGTACAACTGTTTGCGGGCATGAGTTTCATCGTTCCCGTTTAACTTTAACTTCCCATCAACCACTATTTCAAACTTACCGCTACGATTCTCAAGAATCTACGGGATACGAAGGATGGAGTTTACCTTCTTCCCTACACGCTTCTTATATTCACTTGCACTGGGGAGAGCATTTAGAAATTCCGCAACGGTTTTTAAAGTCTTGTCAAGAATTTTTTCATCAACAGATGAGTTCGGAACAATATAAGCAGTTATAA